CTGACACAAAcggtcataaagtcatagagtgctacagcaaagaaactggcccttcagcccatctagttcatgcctaATTGTTAGTCTGCTTTGCCTTTTGACCATATCCTTTTGATTCTGCACCTAGACCATGGACCTTTTTACTCCCATCTATGTATTTACCCGAATTCCTCCTAAATATTGCAGTCAAACCCACATCCGTCACCTTGTTCCACATTCGAAGCTGATTGAAAACATCTTTCAAGGCCACTTTCAGAAACAAAACTTGTCCCAGCAAGGCATTTGGGGAAGAAGTTGCCCTTTAACACCAtgttcctgttcttaccactcAGCTTGCGAAGAAATACCACCCAGACACAAACAAAGACGACCCGAAGGCAAAGGAGAAGTTTTCTCAAGTGGCAGAGGCTTATGAGGTACTGGATCTGCTCTCCTGATATCCCGTGGGAGCATCGGTGggcagagagagagcaaaaacccTCCTGGGGCAGTGGGACGCGGGCTGTTTGCCAGGTTCTTCGAGTTGTCACAGGGGGTTGATCAGAGAGATTGGGAATGgtatgatgggttgaatggcctggcTTGGGCCAGCAAGTGTCCCATTTCTGCCGGGAAGGGCAGCACACGGCGGTGTTAACATTATCCATTTTCCAGTGGCTGTGGGgtcgattcagatttatttatcacgtgtacatctaAACGTACGGTGAAATGTGGTGTTTGCGTTGACAACCAACAcagctgaggatgtgctgggtgcagcctccgagtgtcgccacacattccagcatcgACATAGCACGTCTACCTTGTTCAGCCGAACAACACTGCAACAAGCAGCCACAGACGagcccctttcctcccacccACTCAGACAGGCTGCCCCCAGGTGTGCCACACCCTGTCCCAGACTTGCAGACCTGTACCGGGCAAGGTTTCGCTCTTTGGTGGCTAACGTTATTGTTGGTTGCAGGTGCTGAGTGACGAGGTGAAGAGGAAGCAGTATGACACGTACGGGACGGCAGGGTTTGATGCGGGAGCTGGCAGAGGCCAGCAGTACTGGCAGTCGGGCCCTTCACTGGACCCAGAGGAGCTCTTCAAGCGCATCTTTGGGGAATTTTCTGGATCTCGATTTGCAGACTTCAACAGTGTGTTTGACCAGCCGCAGGAGGTGAGTGGGCAGCTGAGTGCATTATCCTCAGAACTGCTACTGCTGAGGCTGGGCGGTTCCTCCTCTGTTCCCTCACCTGGACACTGGGTTAAAAGCATTTCCCTCCGGAAGAAATTTCTGTGGTACATGCATGTGTAGAACCTTCCAGATTATATCCTGAGCCAGCGAATTGTCTTGTACAACGTGTAGAATTCATGAAGCATCTTCACCATATGTGTCGTGTCCCCTTTACTACCTTTAGAGAGGAGATTTAGGAGCCTGAAGccctcacactcaacattttatatttctgaatggtctgtgaATTACTGCctcattttttgcactactttgttTCTTTTAGTAGCAATGTTTTACACTGTACTgccgctgcaaaacaacaaatttcatggcctGTGTCACCAGTTATAATAATCCTCATTCTTATTTTTGGAGGAAGGAGTGTCACTCATGTGAGACCTTTCACTCAGCAGTTAAAAGTTTTGAACACTAAatattctgcagacgctggggtcaaaacaacacgcacaaaacgctggaggaactcagcaggtcgggcagcatccgtggaaacgaacagtcaacatttcaggccgagaccctttgtcaggactgaaaggttgactgttcgtttccacggatgctgcccgacctgctgaggtccttaaGAGTTTTGAGTTTGATTCACAGCacaggattcccaaccttttcaatgccatggagccttaccattagccaaggggtccatggaccccaggttagaacaatacagcatggaTAGGAGCTCTTCAGGCCAATGAGTCCACACCAAACAAGTTGTCCCCCAAGCTCCTCCTAATTACCTGCATTCAGCCTGAATcttccctccatgtacctatccgagagCTTTGTAAATGatgctattgtacctgcctcagcagTTTCCGGATTCTTTGGGGTTGGTTGCATGCTGCCTTTTGGAAACTAGCAGGTCAGTAGCCAAGGGGTTTCTACAAAATGTGTCGAATTTCGACAGATATGCAGTGCAgaacattctgattggttgcatcacagtctggtatggagggaccactgcacaggattggaaaaagctgtaaactcagccagctccatcatgggcactagcctccccagtatcaagcacatcttcaaaaggtgatgccacaAGAAGTCAGCattcatcatgaaggacccccatttacccaggacatgccctcttctcattgctaccatcaaggaggtacaggaacctgaagagacacactcagaaacatttcccctctgccatccgatttctgaatgggcaatgaacccatgaatacttcctcagtattttccctctTTTGTACAACTTACTtgattttttatttttatgtatatttattattgctagcttttattatcatgtattgcaatgtactgctgccacaaaacagatttcatgacatatactggtgatattaaaccagattctgattctgaaccctaTGTGTAATGTCTGCTGTCCCCTCAGTACATCATGGAGCTGACGTTCACACAGGCTGCCAAGGGGGTGAACAAGGAAATCACCGTGAATCTGGAGGACACGTGCCACCGGTGCGATGGCAAAGGGAATGAGCCAGGAACCAAAGTTCAGCACTGTCATTACTGCAACGGGACAGGCATGGTGTGTACAAATTAAACagaaggccacttggcccatctgtCTATGCTGACTTGTATTGAGATCAATGACAGTTTTATCTTCCATAATCTTACAAAAAGGTAGTTGGCATGCAATTGGTATTTATCGGTTTATCTTGATGATTCTGATAGGCAGTGTGATTAATGTTTGCTCTGCAGAAGAGTTGGAGCAAATAGTCATCGGAATGGTCTCCTCCCGCACTCGTGATGTTCTCTCTTCATGGCCAGAGTAAAGAGAAAAATTAGCTTTGTCGGTCACatctacatcgaaacatacagtgaagtgcctTGTTGGCGTCAATGACCAacgcagtccgaggatgtgctgggggcagcccagaaGTACAGTAAGATGTTGTTTTGTAGTCCTACAATGAGACTTTGTAAAGGGACAAAATTGTTCACACACTGGTTTTTATATCATGGAGGGTCTGGGATGAGAGACAACCCTCTTCTGCAATGGGTTGTAAAGCTAAGGTTCCTGTAGCAGGGCATGAGTTGTATTGAAGAGTGTGCATGATGTGGGAGTCAGGAGACAGAGGTACATCAGCAAAGTGGTCACCCAGCAGTACTGTATGAGCACTGTGGTGTAATGATCTGCACCAGAATTCATTTGTTAGgttatggggggggtggggggaggttagattgatcttggagcaggttaaaaaggttggtacaacattgtgggctgaaggacctgtactgtgctcagCGTCCTATGTTCAAAAACCTCACAGCAAACAAGGAATTTCATTTTGGGCAAATGAATGAAATATCAAATGAAATCCAGAATCCATGAGGTGGCAAAACTTCGTCAGATTAACAGTTCTGAAGAGGAGAATCTGAGGTGTTTGCTTACTGTTGCAGCCTCTGCCTCTAGAGCTTCGTAATTCATGGAAATGGTGGAGTTGGCCACAGGAGTTGGTGTGTGACAAAGCCACTGCAGTTCACAGGAGAGCAAAGGATGCCAGCCATGCTGTCATTCCTCAATCTGAAGTTACGTAGCGATACAGCGTGCTcctgacaaccccaatttaacccgaaCCTAATTGAGGGACATTTTACAATGGTCAGTTTACCTActcagggaaaacccatgcactccacatggaggatgtacagagactcctcacAGACGGCACCAGAGTTGAACTCGGATCTCTGACACCCTGAaatgtaatagcatcgtgctagctgctacactaccatgtggCAACCGCGTTCCAGAGCTTTGAATTGCTGCTGGGTTTTTCAGGAAGCATTTCTGTTCATATAAAGAGTAATGGAAATATGAAGCCTCAGAAAttagattaaagattagttttgtgACGTTTACATTGAAACACAGTTCTGGGCATACCATATTGGCGCTGCAAGCATTGCCCCTGCCACAATCCTCATTAATTTgatgtaaatgacacatttcactgtatgtttcaatgcaagggTGACAAATAAAGCCTTCGGTTCATCAATATAACCCAAGGATGTAAACTGCCTGAGCTCTGTCAGGGCAGCTGAGTGACCGCACATTTTCCTCTGTTTCTCTGGCAGGAAACTCTGAACACCGGTCCGTTTGTGATGCGTTCCACGTGCCGCCGGTGTGGTGGGCGGGGATCCGTGATGACTACGCCCTGCATTGTGTGCCGAGGGAGTGGACAGAGCAAGCAGAAGAAGACGGTTGTGGTGCCGGTTCCAGCTGGTGAGAATTGGCCAACAGTCAGGCCTCTGCCCTGAGAACTGTGGCGAGGTGATAACAGAGGCAATCTCAGCAAATCCAAGCACATTCCATTAACAGCATCGTGCACTCCCGTGAAGCATGGAACTGATTCTCTTCATGCCTTTGATCCTCTTTCTGCCCAGCCCAGCTCTATCATCTCCAGTtgaggaggttcataagattgactgggttaacatatgaggaatgtttgatggctctgagcctgcacTAGAAGATTgaaaagggatctcattgaaacctattgagtattgaaaggcctagatagaatggatgtggagagcatgtttcctatagtgggagagtctgggaccagaggatagTGACtctggtcattgggtgtatttaaagtagaggtttgTAAGTTCTTCATTAGGGCATCAGTGGTTactggaagaaggcaggggagttgggttgagagggataataaatcatgatggaatgatgaagcagacttgatgggctgaatagcctaattctgttcctatgtattATGGATTCTGTTTATCGAATCAAAACTTgaaacaagattctgcagatgctggaaatcctaagcaacacacaaaattctggaagaacttgGTAGGTCAGACATTATGTATAGGGGAGAATAAACAGCATTTTGAGTCGACATTCAAATTATTTATCACGCATACATCAGAAGATGCTGtagaatgtgttgtttgtgtttacaaccaacacaatctaacGATGTGAAGTTTCTGCCCTCGGTCCATTACTAACATAACATGTCCAGAAGGTGTTGCTTCCctacacccacccaccttccacaTCACCTGGTATCACATTTCACCTGAGAGTTTGTACTTCCCCTTtctccaccaccttattctggcttctatcccctttctttccagtcccgatgaagggtctcaccccaaaacattgactgtttgttcccctccatagacactgcctgccttgcagagttcctccagtgttttgagtCTGTTAATcaaaattggaattggtttattattaacaCATGTAGCAAGATACAGATTATTACCCAGTGCATTGAGGTGGAACaggtaaaacaacaacagcatGCAGAATAAGATGTCACTaccacagagaaggtgcagtgcaggttaTCAGTAAGATGCAAGTTCATAATGTGGTAGATTCTGAAGATGAATCCATGTTGTACTGGGGAACCATTCAGCAGTCATAAAACTGGGATAGAAGCTACCATggaacctggtggtacatgctttcagccttttgtatcttctgcctgatgggagaggagtgAAGAGAGAATTTCTGGATGGATgggttctttgattatgctggctgctttactgaaacgGCAAAGGGTGTAGGCAGAGTCCAgtgaggctggttcctgtgaaatgctgagctgtgtccacaattctgtGAAGTTTTTGCTGTCCCAGGCAGAGCATTTGCCTTACTAAGCCACGATTCCTCCCAATAAGATGCTTCAATGgtgtatcaataaaaattggtaaacgTCAAAGGTGGTATGCCAAATTTTTGTTTTGGCTGAAAAAAAAAGTAGAGGTGTTGATTTAGCTTTCCTGGCTGTGGCATCtacgtggttggaccaggacagattATTGATGTTCACagacgagattctgcagatactggaaatgcaaagcaacgcacacagatgctggaagaacacagcaggtcagacagcatctacggaggggaataaatagtcagtgtttcagaccgagacctttcatcagcactgggaaggaagggggcagaagccacaataagaaggtgggggggcagggtgaaggagtacaagctggcaagtgattggTGAGACgaggtgaaggggagggtgtatggctggaggagggggtcaatgtaagaagctggcaggtgataggtggaaaaggtaaagggctagagaagaaggaatttgacagGGCTTCtctagctctttaccttttccacctctcgcctcccagcttcttatgtcattcccccccctcccccacgtacctggcttcacctatcactttccagcatgtactccttccccacccacaatcttcttattccggcatcttccctcttccttcccggtcctgatgaagggtctcagccagaaatgttgactgtttcttcccttccatagatgctgcctgacctgagttcctgcagcattttgtgttgttttcTGGGTGTGGAATCAGTGTGTCAGTGGAACTGAGTAGATCATCTGCAGTGTGAATGTCAGCACAGGCCAGAGAGCCGAGTCATCTCTTCCAACTTTTGCTGTTGTGATACCTCCATCGAGCTGGGTCAGATCGTGCCCTCGCTGTCAGTGAGCAGCCAGTGTCCAGTAGATGCGGCTAGACAATAACCGACTCTCGTTCCCAGAGCAGCAGCTGACACTGGGCCAGCTTTACCTGTGGAGCTCTGACCCAGTCAGCCGCTGGTCCTGGCATGAGTGGGCAGACTGGCTCTGTGCCTGCAGACAGCGTATGACacagaactgaactgaactgaacactcctggactgtttcaatgactGTTTTTCACTCGTTTTTTTGCCTTTTgcgcgatttgttctttttttctgcgTGTTGCGATGTTTCCTTTGAACGggtcccatggtgtttctttgttttgtggctgtctgtgggaagacgactctcaggctgtatactgcatacatagttgaatgataaatgtattttgaaccttTGGTAGCCATGACTGCTGTCCCTGACGTAGTGTGTGCATGTTACAGGTGTGGAGGATGGACAGACTGTGCGGATGCCCGTGGGACGCAAAGAGATCTTCATCACCTTtcgggtcagtcactgtatggAAAAGCATTATTTCTTTCTCGTCGTCCCCCCAGGCTGCTAATCGTCAGTATTATCAGGATTGAAACACAAGCTCAGgaaatgccattcagcccatcgtatcTGTTGCAATCGTGATACCAATTTAAATAACCCCACCTGCCTTCATGGTCTACTTCCCCCCCAATTCTGTTATTTCTGCTTCCAGCACCTcccctgacagcacattccagatgcacaccactctgtgtagaaACAAGTAGTACCTCTCAAATTTTCCCAGTCTTAACATCGTCTGCTATCTGATATTCCAGCAGAAAAGACCACCCTACCTGTTACCTCTGGTAATTTTATAaactatcgggtcacctctcagtTTCTGAGGCTCTAGTGGAAACAATCTCCTAATCTACTCTATTTCAAGCCAcacctggtgaatctcttttttgaaaatctccacatccttcctgtaatggggcaacgAGGCTGCATACAAAATTCAAATATAGTCTGTTGGAAGTTTTATATGACTGCAACAGGGCTTCCCAATGTCCTCACCAATGAAAGCAAGCACACTGAACAGTGCCTTAACCGCCCATTCtgcctgtgttctcactctcatGGAGTGTGCACGCACACCCTAACTCCCTCTGTACATCATTGTTCCTCAGGCTCCTACCCTTCACCATTATCCAATCCTCGTGTGTTTGACCTCCAAAGTGCAGCACTCTgctctccatctgccacttctccacaATTTGCTTAAGGTTGTTGTACAATACCTTGCAACACCTTTTTATTGACTCTGCTCCAGGCcggcatccatttattgccctcttcccagcaagtgacagtcggtaatttatggctctttggtCTCTTCAGAAACCAGCTCCAATCACACAGGGCAAATACAGACCCCAGCAATTACAAATCTGCATGTTACGTTCAGTTAAAGAGTACCTCACAAAtaatttcttatttggaaatgatccagAGTCCAGCAGGTTACCTGGAGCATTATTGTGTCGACTTTAAATCACTGATCAAGCCAAGCAACTTTAGCTTATAAAATGGAGAAAACAGAGTCTCTTCATataatggcagcctccatctccaagGACATGGCGAGAAAAAGACAATTGGTCTGACTGCTTCCCCCATCCttgattcactgatttgtagTCTGTAATTCCTTCAGGCcgacatagctagggtgcctaagacttctacacagtaattttatgtattgtactgtactgctgccgcaaaaattATTCCATGACATTTGAGTGATGacaaagctgattctgatatgggtctccattgtggactgagagtgggaagggggcagggagaggggaatcatggtgggaaaaggggaaggagtgcgaagcaccagagaaacattctgtaatgatcaattgtTTGCAAtcgaatgaccttgcctggtgtctcaggggctGGGTGTGTCGGCCCTCTCACCTCCCccgcccctggcattccttctttcCAACTTGTCCCACATTCCTaccgcagcactccaccctcgccattcccgacatcctttgctcccgccagatttacaaacttgctgtctgctccacgttgacaagtgCAGTACTATGCAAAGATCTAAGGCACATTGTAAATATATAATAGTTTCTTGAATGCCTCTATCATAGCTGCCTCcgccaccatccctggcagtagATTTCAGGCTGCAACACTCTGAGCTTAAAAAAGCCATAACCTACACATAGGGGCATCATGATTatcacgatgctattacagcgtCCTCTGTAATGTGTTTGTATGTGGAATGTGAGAGTTTGTTCCCACATCCAAacctacaggttagtaggttaattggtcattgtaaattgtgccgtTGTTACACTGGAGTTAATTCAGGGtcgctgtatctctgaatataATCTCTCGTGAaccaattccttctcatcttaaatTGCATGCCTTATAGTATTAGTTACCTGTCTTAATGATTTTGGTTCCTTATTTGTTCTGTGTCAAAAGCAAGAGGTGAACCCATCTGATTACATGGGGAGGGAAGCACACAATGTGTATAGCAGATGATTTTGGCCTGATGGTTAACAGCGAGTACTGTGTGGGAGTGAGGGAAGGTCTTTCTGGAGGGCGGATTGCTTCAGATTTTCTCTGTGTCGTTTAGGTTCAGAGGAGCTCGACATTCCGACGGGACGGAGCGGACATTCATTCCGACCTGTATATATCCGTAGCCCAGGCAGTACTCGGGGGCACAGCTCGAGCTCAAGGACTACATGAAACAATCAACATCACGGTGGGTGTCATTGAGTCGCAGTTTGACCCGTgtatattggagcagaattaggccattcggtccatcgtcttcaccattctatcatggctgatccctctcaaccccagtttcccaaaaccttgactaatcaagaaccaatcaacctctgctctaaatatacccCGATGACTTGACCCCTGCAGCTGTCCGTCACAGtcagttccatagattcactaccctctgggtaaagaaatttctcctcatctctgttctaaatgaacgtccctctgttctgagtctgtgccctctggtcctagactcctccactataggaaacattcactCCACATACAATTAATctctgcctttcaatattcaatacgttttaatgagatccccctcattcatctaaactccagtgagtataggcccagagccatcaaaagcccctcacatgttaaccctttcattcccagaatcattcttgtgaatttcttctggaccctctcaaatgccaacatcttttcttagacaaggggcccaaaagaGCTCACAAACCTCCTAAGTGTAGTCTgacatgccttataaagcctcagcactacagCCTTACTGTTACTTggtagtccttttgaaatgagtgctaacattgcatctgtcTTCCTTACCGCTGACTCATTCTGAAAGTTAACAGTTAGGggctcctgcacaaggactcctaagtccttttgcacctcaggtagaaacatagaaaacctacagcacaatacaagcccttcggcccacaatgctgtgccaaacatgtgcatactttagaaattacctagggttaaccatagccctctttttctaaactcttatgtacctatccaggagtctcttaaaagaccctatcgtatctgccttcaccaccattaCTGGAAGCCcgtccacgcactcaccactctgcgtaaaaaaaaacaaacaaacaaacaacaacagctaacccctgacatctcctctgtacctgcttccaagcaccttaaaactgtgccctgtcgtgttagccatttcagccctgggaaaaagcctctgactatccacacaatcaatgtctctcatcatcttatacacctctagcacagtactccaagtggggtctgaccagggtcctatatagctgtaacattatctctcagctcttaaactcaatcccacaattgatgaaggccaatgcaccatatgccttcttaaccacagagtcaacctgcacagcagcattgagtgtcctatggactcggaccccaagatccctctgatcc
This portion of the Mobula birostris isolate sMobBir1 unplaced genomic scaffold, sMobBir1.hap1 scaffold_1992, whole genome shotgun sequence genome encodes:
- the LOC140192646 gene encoding dnaJ homolog subfamily A member 3, mitochondrial-like isoform X1, encoding MAAVRCLTRLVSVSSGPAAAAPLLDAGALPIYASRRLSTTFVKGRGLLSAGGVGLRLGLELWLRRPGSAPHCVGVAGFHTTSGLAKTDYYEVLGIPRNSTQRDIKKAYYQLAKKYHPDTNKDDPKAKEKFSQVAEAYEVLSDEVKRKQYDTYGTAGFDAGAGRGQQYWQSGPSLDPEELFKRIFGEFSGSRFADFNSVFDQPQEYIMELTFTQAAKGVNKEITVNLEDTCHRCDGKGNEPGTKVQHCHYCNGTGMETLNTGPFVMRSTCRRCGGRGSVMTTPCIVCRGSGQSKQKKTVVVPVPAGVEDGQTVRMPVGRKEIFITFRVQRSSTFRRDGADIHSDLYISVAQAVLGGTARAQGLHETINITIPAGIQVDQRIRLAGKGIPKVNSHGYGDHYIHIKVKIPKRLSPRQASLMAAYAEEEVDVEGTVNGIVNTAAGTKARARTETVQGESEEPQAEPGENKEGFLTKLKRMFS
- the LOC140192646 gene encoding dnaJ homolog subfamily A member 3, mitochondrial-like isoform X2, whose translation is MAAVRCLTRLVSVSSGPAAAAPLLDAGALPIYASRRLSTTFVKGRGLLSAGGVGLRLGLELWLRRPGSAPHCVGVAGFHTTSGLAKTDYYEVLGIPRNSTQRDIKKAYYQLAKKYHPDTNKDDPKAKEKFSQVAEAYEVLSDEVKRKQYDTYGTAGFDAGAGRGQQYWQSGPSLDPEELFKRIFGEFSGSRFADFNSVFDQPQEYIMELTFTQAAKGVNKEITVNLEDTCHRCDGKGNEPGTKVQHCHYCNGTGMETLNTGPFVMRSTCRRCGGRGSVMTTPCIVCRGSGQSKQKKTVVVPVPAGVEDGQTVRMPVGRKEIFITFRVQRSSTFRRDGADIHSDLYISVAQAVLGGTARAQGLHETINITIPAGIQVDQRIRLAGKGIPKVNSHGYGDHYIHIKVKIPKRLSPRQASLMAAYAEEEVDVEGTVNGIVNTAAGKRSSGN